One Leishmania infantum JPCM5 genome chromosome 26 genomic window carries:
- a CDS encoding putative protein disulfide isomerase: MNRRLSVVLALALVVFVLAGSCSSEDPGAVMPGIVQMSKDNFDQLVGKDKAALVEFYAPWCGHCKSMAPEYAALGAAYEASTNAKDLLLIGKVDATEDSDLGKRFGVTGFPTILYFASGSLEPEKYKGGRTAEDFAKYLSSAVAGLRLTIPNEPQFAMELVHTNFDAVVKDPSKAVLVMFYAPWCGHCKALKPIYNKLAKVFSNDKDVVIARINADDAANRKIATEYAVSGFPTLYFFPKGADEKPVEYKNGRNLEDFLTFVNENAGKHRLANGDLSWEYGVIAELAEAVARVATSSGESSKAAVEAVKAVASTLTESEDAAYYIKAAERIAAKGPAYVESESARLKRTLGGPVAGDRRDNMVMRLNILTSIQKHMK, encoded by the coding sequence ATGAATCGCCGGCTTAGTGTTGTgctggcgctcgcgctcgtgGTCTTCGTGCTCGCGGggtcgtgcagcagcgaagaCCCGGGTGCTGTGATGCCGGGTATCGTGCAGATGAGTAAGGACAACTTCGACCAGCTCGTGGGCAAGGACAAGGCGGCATTGGTGGAGTTTTACGCGCCGTGGTGTGGCCACTGCAAGAGCATGGCCCCCGAGTACGCGGCTCTGGGCGCGGCCTACGAAGCGAGCACGAACGCTAAGGACCTGCTGTTAATTGGCAAGGTGGACGCCACAGAGGACAGCGACCTCGGCAAGCGCTTCGGCGTCACGGGGTTCCCGACAATTCTGTACTTCGCTTCTGGCTCATTGGAGCCGGAGAAGTACAAGGGCGGCCGCACGGCCGAGGACTTTGCCAAGTACCTCTCGAGTGCGGTGGCGGGCCTGAGGCTGACCATCCCGAATGAGCCACAGTTTGCGATGGAGCTGGTGCACACGAATTTTGATGCAGTCGTCAAGGACCCGTCGAAGGCGGTGCTCGTTATGTTCTACGCCCCGTGGTGCGGCCACTGCAAGGCGCTGAAGCCGATTTACAACAAGCTTGCCAAGGTGTTCTCAAACGATAAGGATGTTGTGATCGCCCGCATCAACGCTGACGATGCCGCCAACCGGAAAATTGCAACCGAGTACGCTGTTTCCGGCTTTCCGACGCTGTACTTCTTTCCCAAAGGCGCCGATGAGAAGCCGGTCGAGTACAAGAATGGCCGCAACCTGGAGGACTTCCTCACCTTCGTGAACGAGAACGCCGGCAAGCACCGCCTCGCTAACGGAGACCTCTCATGGGAGTACGGCGTCATCGCAGAGCTCGCGGAGGCGGTCGCGCGTGTGGCGACGAGCTCCGGCGAGAGCTCCAAGGCAGCAGTAgaggcggtgaaggcggtCGCTTCCACGCTGACTGAGAGCGAGGACGCCGCGTACTACATCAAGGCAGCGGAACGCATTGCGGCGAAGGGCCCCGCGTACGTGGAGAGTGAATCGGCTCGCCTCAAGCGCACCCTCGGAGGCCCTGTGGCGGGCGATCGCCGTGATAACATGGTGATGCGCCTGAATATTCTGACCTCGATCCAGAAGCACATGAAGTAG
- a CDS encoding putative 10 kDa heat shock protein: MFRFTIPALKKLQPLGQRVLVKRVQPAKQTKAGILIPEQVAAKVNEGTVVAVAAGSKDWTPTVKVGDTVLLPEYGGSSVKVEGEELFLYDESVLLGVLSS, translated from the coding sequence ATGTTCCGCTTCACCATCCCCGCCCTGAAgaagctgcagccgctgggCCAGCGCGTGCTGGTGAAGCGCGTGCAGCCGGCGAAGCAGACGAAGGCCGGCATCCTGATCCCTGAGCAGGTGGCTGCCAAGGTCAACGAGGGCACCgttgtggcggtggcggctgggTCGAAGGActggacgccgacggtgaaGGTGGGCGACACGGTACTGCTGCCGGAGTACGGTGGCTCTTCGGTGAAGGTGGAAGGGGAGGAGCTCTTCCTGTACGATGAGAGCGTGCTGCTTGGCGTGCTGTCAAGCTGA